The nucleotide sequence GGGTTTGCACAATTAtcggagttaaaacattcgactcactctttttcccaaatcaagtaCTCAAATCCAAAATCTATCTACGCTagtcgattttggtttgatcaaatggcgctatTTAAAGGTACGAAATTAATCACTGCTTACCCTAACGAGCTAGAAGACGAAGAAGCAAGCCCGAATAACACAGCTGATGCTGATGTGTACATGATTCACTCATGGGTCGCCGGACAACGACGGAAATCAGGAGTGTTAGATGAATGGAAGCACGAACCAATCGTCTTCCCGTCATTTAATATTAACCCGTCTTCAGATCCTGTCATCATTCGGGCATACATCTCCAAATGTCAAATTGGACAAATTTACTGACACATGTGCAGGAGCAGAGGTCATGTTTGAACACTGTTTTTTGCAGTTACCAGAGAGCATTCGCCGGCAAAAGAAAGTCGAGACATCCCCGTTAGCAGGGTTCAACAGTGCCGCAACCTGGCCAGTAGGCTCCATCACGCTGGAAGTTGTACTAGCAAAATTACCTTTTCAAAGCACTGCGGACATAGAATTCTCTATCGTCAAAACAGACTCCCGGTACAACATCATCCTTGGGCGTAACGCCATGCAAAAATTTGGGGCAATCACGTCCACAGTACACGGCATGCTAAAATTTCCAACCCCATCCGGCATAGCAACCATCCAGACATAGGAGATGGAGCCGGTTGACTGCTTGCAAATATTTAAGGGGGCAAATCACATCACAGTGGATGATGACGGCTATGTATCACCGAACCCTAAATACCCAGAGCAAAGGATCCAAATCGGGACGACTTTGAGTGGTGACGCAAAGGATACATGTTGCAAACTCCTAGCGGCAAACATCGATGTCTTCGCCTGGGAGCCATCCGATATGACAGGAGTTCCTCGTTAGATAGCACAGCACCGGATAAACGTAAACCCGAACATCGCACCGGTTGTTCAGAAGAAAAGAGCAATGGCACTAGAACGGAGCGAATTCCTGGAAAACGGGGTACAACAAGTGATCGATGTCGGTATAATGAAAAATGTAAAATACCAAACATGGGTGACGACCCCCGTGATGGTAAAGAAGGCAGACGGATCTTGCGCATGTGCTTCGACTACAAGGACATCAACAAAGCATGCCCAAAAGACAATTTCCCTCTTCCGAAAATCGACCAGAAGGTGGAGTCCCTCTCGGGTTTCCAGTTTTTAAGCTTCCTGGATGCATACAAGGGTTACCAACAAATCCCAATGGCAGAAGTTGAAGAAGAAAAAACTGCATTCTTCACAAACAAAGACATTTTCTGTTATACAAAAATGCCATTTGGGTTAAAGAATTACGGAGCAACATACCAACAGGTAATCGACAAAGCATTCCAGGACCAAATCGGACGAAATATCGAAGCATACGTGGACGAAATCGTCATCAAGAGCGAAACAGAGGAACAAATGATTTTGGACATCATTGAAACGTTTGATTCACTACGCAAAATCAATATGAAGTTAAATCCGTCAAAAAGCTCTTTCGAAATGGAAGAAGGCCGTTTCTTAGGCTTCACGATAACTCCGAGAGGAATCAAGGCAAACCCGAAGAAAATCCAAGCAATCGAAGACATGCAGTCACCCGGGAATAAAAAAGACATGCAAAGCTTAAACGGGAAGCTAGCGGCACTTACAAGGTTTCTGTCACGAGCCACCGACAGAGCTCTCCCTTTTTTTCAGACGTTAAAGGGCTGCCTGAGCAAAAAAGATTTCATTTGGACGGATGAGACCGAGAAGGCCTTCCATGATGTAAAGGCATTCTTAAAGGAGCTGCCAACATTAACGGCACCTATACCGGGTGAAACCCTCACGGTATACATTGCCGCCTCCTCTGAAGCAATCAGCTCGATCCTAATTGCCGACAGAGGTAATATCCAAATGCCGGTGTACTTCGTAAGCAAAGTATTACAAAACGGAGAAGTAAACTACCCGGCCATGGAAAAACTAATTTACGCCTTAGTGCACACAGCCAGACGGTTACGgcaatattttcaagcacatccgataCAAGTCTTCACGGACCAACCGATCAAATACGTCCTGACTAGACCAGAAATTTCTGGAAGAATGGCGAAATGGGCAATAGAACTTGGCGAGCACGAAATCACCTTCCTCCTGAGACATTCATTAAAGGGCCAAGTCATAGCCGACTTCTTGGTAGAGCTCCCGTCCGACATGATCAAACAAGGAGAAACCACTTTCACAAGAAGGGAAACGGACGAATTCTGGGAACTATATACGGATGGAGCGTCAAGTGAGGAGGGGGACGGCATAGGCCTACTCCTCGTTTCCCCAAACGGAGAAGAAATAACCTACGCTATCCGGTTGAAGTTCACCGCCTCAAACAACGAGGCCGAGTACGAAGCACTAATAGCCAAATTACGCTTTGCAAAAAGTATTGATGTACAACAACTTACAGATTATGTCGACTCACAACTGGTAGCAAGCCAGTTAAACGGCAGGTTTGAAGCAAGAGATACATCGATGCAAAATACCTAGAGCTTACGAAAGCACTAACCAACACCTTCGCAGTATTTGAAATAATGCAAATACCCCGTAACCGTAATAAGAAAGCAGATGCTTTGAGCAAGCTTGCCTCTCTGCTCTACGACCACTTCACCAAAAAGGTTATGGTTGAAGTACTGGAAAGAAAGTCAACCGAAGAGGATACTCTCATGGCAACAATCATAACGGAGGAAGAGTGTAGGATAACACCTTTCATAAAATACCTTGCTGATGGTACCTTCCCGGAGGACAAAATACAAGCCCGCAGGACACGAATGCGGGCACCAATGTACAACTTTAAAAATGGCATCCTGTATAGGAAATCATTCACAGAGCCTTACTTAAGATACGTTGGCCCAGCGCAGGCCAAAGAGATCATACAAGAAATGCACGAAGGAGCCTGCTCCACACATTCTGGCTACCGAACGATAGTTAGCAGGATCAAGAGAATGGGTTATTTTTGGCCACACATGTACCGGGACACATATGACCTGATCGTAAACTGTGAGGCATGTCAAATATACGCTCCCGTCAACAAATCCCCTCGCCGTAACATGATTCCTATACACGCCGCTTGGCCGTTCTGCAAATAGGGGATCGACATTGTCAACCCATTCCCAAGAGGTGTCGGAAACATCAAATTCCTAGTAGTCGCAATCGACTACTTTACAAAATGGGTCGAGGCAAAATCGTAAAGAACGATCACGGGAAGAAAAATCTTAACCTTTGTATGGGAGGATATTGTCTGTCATTTCGGTTTACCACGGGAGATAGTCAGCGACAACGCCACACAGTTTGCACGCAATCTATTTAAGGACTGGTGCGCAGACATGtacattcaacagtcatttacttttGTGGCCTACCCACAGGCCAACGTACAAGTCGAGGTCACTAACAGAGACATCGTTGCCGTGATAAAAGCAAGACTAGGTAAACACCAACAAGGATGGGTGGACGAGCTCCAACATCTACTATGGGCACACCGAACAACACCAAAATACAGTATGAACGAAACACCTTTCAACCTGGTGTACGGCACCGAAGCGGTTATCCCGGCTGAAGTGCTTGTCCCAACCAACCGAATAATAACATTCGATGAACAACAAAACGATGAAGCATTACGAGAAAACTTGGATGTTCTAGAAGAACGACGAACGATAGCACATATCCAGCAAGCCGAAAAGAAGCAAAAAATCACAAACCTCTATGACAAAAAAGTTAAGCCACTGGACTTTCAGTTAAACGACTTGGTATTACATAGCAACGAGGCCAGCCGACAGCAAGATGTCGAAAAACTGGGCCCATGATGGGACGGACCTTACAGGGTTGTCAGCATAACTAAGTATGGTGCATACCACCTGGAGACACCAGACGGAGTTCCGATACAACGCCCTTGGCACACCTTTCATTTGAAGAAATCATGTGTAACTTTTCTGTGACTGGGAGGACTGATCACCCACTCGGATGGAAGAAATGCAAAACACTTATGTACTCAAATCATTTCTATGTATAAGTCATCAATAAAGTTTCATTTTATATACTTATGCACTGTAACGACTCTGAATATGACACAAGTAAAATCAAAAGTCTTTTGGCATATTTCAGACCTACCGCCAGAAGAAATGCTTTCTAACTTTCGTTGGTAGGAGGACACCCCTTGAAGAACCTTCTCGGATAATAAGGGTGTCCGACCATATCATTGATGGTCCGGTTCTACCATATAAACAACTCGACCATACTCACGCTTAGTCTAGATATCTACTTTTTTGTCATGACAATATATG is from Rutidosis leptorrhynchoides isolate AG116_Rl617_1_P2 chromosome 10, CSIRO_AGI_Rlap_v1, whole genome shotgun sequence and encodes:
- the LOC139870609 gene encoding uncharacterized protein → MYIQQSFTFVAYPQANVQVEVTNRDIVAVIKARLGKHQQGWVDELQHLLWAHRTTPKYSMNETPFNLVYGTEAVIPAEVLVPTNRIITFDEQQNDEALRENLDVLEERRTIAHIQQAEKKQKITNLYDKKVKPLDFQLNDLVLHSNEASRQQDVEKLGP